ATGCAATCTCTTGTCTCTCTCTATTCTTTACTATTCTCATCATGGCTTCACTGTCTGTTCTGTATGATTTCGAAGTCCAATACTAACTATTTCCAGCAACAACTACGTCAACCCTATTGCCCTTCAAAACATCGCTTGGAAGTACTACATTGTAAGTTTTCAGTCTAAAACATGGGGTTCTGGGGGATCTCGAGCACCCATTGTCTATCATCTGAATGCAGTAGTTTACCCTATTGCATCAAAGTGCCGTAGCTCGTCCCCCATATTACCTAAATCAACACTACAATCCCCCAACCATTTACTAACAGATTCCAGGTCTACATTGTCGCTCTTGCTGCCGAGTTCACTACCgtctggttcttcttccccGAGACCTCTGGTTACGACTTGGAGTCTATCTCCGGTGCTGTCTTCGGTGAGAAGACTGGTCAAGCCGCTATCAACAAGTTCCAACACAAGTTGGAGGAGAAGGGAGGTGTTGAACATAGCGAATTTGCTGTTTAGTTATTTCTTATAGTTTGCGTTAttgaatatatttgatTCCTGTTAATAATTTAACGAGTAGGgggatgcctccggcggctggggcgccgccccagaccccgttgtgctcgcttcgcgagcttgaAAACTTTGTTCATTGGTTTatagctttttttttataactcttttttatttgaaatATCTGCTTCAAATCACGAAGGACCTGGTAAAAGCGGTTTCGATGCACATGAAAACGGGGTTGAAAAATGGGCGACGGTAGTGCACGGCgtagtatatatattaagaTTCCAAGATACGGCATTTGCAAAGCAATTTGATATAAATTCGTGACAGAATGGGATATGGAACTTTacgttatttattttatttttagaTCATATATTAgtatataataaataaataaataataataataataataataataataataataataatagtaatatataataataatatataataataatatataataatacataataaattaatcaCGATGTATACAGCGACCAAGCCGTGCACTGCACAAATGCAaaaacagctgctgcataGAAAATTACTGGCCAACCAAATTGTTGATTGAAAAGCCTTGCAGTGGTAAACCGAGACGCAGTTAGAGGTCCTTGAAAACTTGGAGGTTCGTCTCGAATAacgaaataaatatacaaaatGGGTAGCTTTTTAAGACCACAGGTGGCTCTCGCTATCCGAAGACCATTAGCCAATAGCAATGTTCGTCTGTTATCGACCAGCCGGATAGCTTTTCAAGAGGCCAAGACCTCTGCTGTTACCGAAGCTGAGAAGACTGAGGAGGTTCAAGAATTCGAAACTATCAGTGGAGCTCCAGCCGATTTGACCACCAATAGAATTGTCAGAATTTTCCAAGAAAGTAAAGCGGCAACTCAGAGTGGTACCTGGGGTACTGGCGTTTGGAGAATTGACTGGGATATTGTCCCACGCGCCAACAGATGGGAGAACGACTTGATGGGTTGGGCTTCCAGTGGTGATTATATGTATGTATTAGAGGATGTGGAAGAGAGTGGGGAGTGAAGACATGTAGGGAGTTTagattttgatttccagGTTGAAAGAGGTAAAGAGTATGTTCGCGATCGTATCGAGATAATCCAACAAGAATTGAGTTACGAGAAGATTAAAAATCGATATGGAATCCAAATGGAATCgaattgaagaagtttGGGCTGGAATTTTCTGAATTCAACTGAAGGTTTTGAGAATATTTCATATACAACTGGCATTTGATAAGATTTCGAACTCAGTTTTGGAAAGTATATCTTTGGCATACGCCAAGAACTCAGATACAATACCAGTCGAAAGCTATTTCAAGTAACAGGAGAGTGAAAGAGCCAACAAAGCAACAACTATAATTTCGGCAAAAGAGTATAATTATCTTATGTCCGCTCACTTTAGTCTATCGCGTCCTATTTTCTGGATCTACTTAGATCAATCTACTGATATCATTATTGGTATCCTCCAATTACTTTATTGTGGAACCTCGCTCTTGTCATGTGGTTATAATTCTCGAGAAACTGTCAAGCTCTTGCACTCACTGTCATTCTAAACTCCTGATTCATGATTCATGATTCCTGGTTCATGGTTCAATTTATCTGATAACATACCCACTGCACTGCAATATTTCTTATACTAACTTTTCACAGGCAAGCCACCCAAATGAAGTTCAGAACCAAGGACGACGCCATCAGATTTGCTCTTAACCAGGGCTGGAACACAGTGGTCCACGAGACCAACAAGAGAGACTTCAAGGTCAAGGTATACGCCGACAACTTTTTCCACAGCTCCGGCAAGCTCAAGCATATTCGTACTAAATAAGTAGCCAGTCTTCTTACCTGTACGATCTATTTAcattatattataataagACCATTTTTTTGTCCGTAAAGTTACATGGCACTGTTCTCTGTCAGCTGAGACTCATCTCCAACCCATCAAGACCCATTATCCCAGCCGAAGTTCGAATATTTTAGTCTTGCGGGACTCAacacgcccgactcgagcgaagcgagaggagcagcggggtctggggcgcagccccagccgccggaggcatcctAGTCCaactattttatttatattttggatcagatcataaatatatcatACTGGAGAAGCGATGGTGCGGCTCTTGCGGAGGAGAAGCGGGGCTGAAAGTCGCGATGCCAGTGCAGTATATCGATGCAAGATATTGTTGAAACCGGAGGGGTGAATAATTGGCATCATACATTTTTCGGCCATAGATTTCGTTTTCCTGCTTGTTTTGGACGGTACCTGCAAGCCTGCCGAGAGACTGGTTGTAAGTAGAGAGGACCTTTAAAATGGGTATTGTTTTGAAGTTGGAAGTTGTAGGTTTGGAGTCAGATCAGATTTGCGGCTGGAGGAGTGAATGTGGAGCGAGACCCAAACTTGCGAGTTGCAACTTTCGTCAGTTTTACAGAACCTGCTTTTATTGGTTTGGAAAGAGGTACTATCATTTGCTGAAGAGCTGGTAGTTGAGATTCTTTTAGCTAGTAAAGTGGCAGAAAGAGTGAATGCTGTTggatgatatttttttgatttcgacATGTTTATTCAGCTGAGTACAGTTGATAGTATCGTTGATGCTAACTAAAGGTTTGTAGAGTTTAACAAAGTCGCATCAAGGAAAATGAACGGCCATAGCAAGTCATCTATGGCGGTGTTTTTCCCTGATCGCGTGGTGCGGGACCGAGAACGGGACCGAGAGCGTGACCGCCATGGTTACGACCGGGCGGGCAGCTCTAATCGCGATGGAATAAACCGTAGCCATGAAGATAGGCTGAATGGTGAGTCTGTGTCCGATTATGATAGACATGGATCCCGTTCGAGAGATATAGACAGTCGTGACACACGTTCGAGCAGAGATAGCAGAGATAGTGGATGGCACCACCATAGTTCTAGTAGTAGAAACTCAGCAAGTGAGCGAGATTATAGACGAGATCATGATCTTGACTACAGAACTGAATACAGTAGTAGTCGAAGAGGATATGATGAGATCAGTGAACGAGAGAGATCAAGTGACTGGGGTCGCAGCAGCGACCGAACCCGAGATCGCGATTACAGAAGTAGTGACAGATATCCTAGCCACCAATCTCGTGAACATGGATCAAGGCATGAAAGAGATGGAGAAAGAGACAGAGACCGGGACCGGGACAGAGAGAGGGATAGGGACAGAGACAGGGACAGAGATAGGGAGAGAGACAGGGAGAGAGAAAGAGATAGAGGTAGAGACAGAGAGAGAGACGGGGACAGAGACAGAGAGAGAGACAGAGATAGACACAGAGCGAGGGACAAAGACTCATCGCCTTTTTCAACTCGAAGCTATGACTCTCACCCTGATTCAGCGCATTCTCATCATAGGGATTACCGAGGTCGGGACAGAGACTATGATCGGGGTTGGGATCGTGACAACAGTCGTACACATAGTCGGGTTCAGAGTCCGCATGGTCACAGCAACAATTCTCACTCGACTAGATCAACTTCTGCTACTCCTAGCAAAGCTGTAAAAAGTTCAATCGTATCGAAATCAACTGTCCCCTCTTCTAGCATCTCTAGCACTAGCATACCAAGTAATGATTCATCAACAAAACGGCATTCAGAAAATGGCTCTGTTGAAGTAAATGGCAAGATGCATGAAGAGCACAAAGTCGAAAAAGCATACAGTACATATttagcatcatcatccGGTTCTTCTAGCGTGTCATCTACAACAACTAGCATTGTATCATCTTCACCTGCTACCAGTCCTGACACGGTCATTAGTGTATCCCCTCTGCAGGGCGACAAGCCAGGCATCACATCTATTAATGATACTACATCTACGGTTGCTACTGAAAgacctccaccaccaccaaaatcaCCGCCAGTTTCGAACCTCAATGGTCCTTCTCGTcaacctcctccaccacctcccccGTCTATTGCTGGTATGAAAGGAGCTTCGCATTCTTTACCGCCCCAACCAGCTACTGGCGCACCAGGATTAACACTTAACTCAGTCAGAGAACACACACCACAACCACTCCCTGCCTGCTTAAttccaaaagaaaaagaccCCCAAGCTGTTTTCAGCAAACGAAAAGAATTCAGAATTGTATATGATCCCGAGCTCAGTAAAGACAAATCAAAAGGTAAACAACCAATTTACAAGTACCGGTCCAAGGACGAATCAGACGAAAAAGAACGAAAACCTGTTAATGACCCTCGAAAGCGTGAAAAGTACCATAAATATGCATCAGTTGGTAAGCGCTCTCCTTTTAACAGTCTGCCAGTTCCCAGGTTTATATATGACGAGAACTGGCTTGGTAAGCCACCAGCCACTCGGattcttgtttctggttTGTCCACTCTTACTTCTAAATCATCCGTAGCTGCGGAATTCAAGATCTTTGGTGAGATTGAGTCTTGCGAATTGATCTTAAATCCTGACACGGCAGCATCTTTGGGGTTGTGTCACTTGCGATTCAAGGGCTCTCTTGACAAAGCGCATAAAATAGCTGAGCGCGCTATTTCAGAGTctaagaaaacaaaaatagatTTCCGCCAGATCAaggttgattttgatgataacGGCTCTAAAGCACAGGAAATTGTCGACAAAGTCATTGCTGAGCAGAGGAAAAAGGCCGACGAAGCTGCTAAACAAGCTGCCAAGGCCGCTGCAATCGCAGCTAAAGAGGCTCAGGCTGCGAAAGCTAAGCTCAAGCTGCAAAAGCCGTCTAGCAGGGTATCCACCCCACAGCCAGCATCAACTGCGTCTTCAAGTACACCAACAGCGCCACCTGCATTGGTTGCTGGTGCCCCATTGTCTTCATTTCCATTAATAAAACCAGCTATTATGAAAATCATAGACCGAAGGCCGTACATTATGATTTGTCATGAATTCTTACCGACAGATGATGTTTATCCGTCAGATATCAAGCGAGTTCTTCGCAATTACGACTGGGTTCGTGTGTTGTGTGATGATAATGGGTTCTATATAATTTTCGAGAACGCGAAAGAAGCTCGTCTGTGTCATAATGAAATGGATGGCAAGAAATTGTTTGAATTCAAATTGGCAATGGATTTATATTTAGAAGGTTTTGCCCCCAGAGTCAAAGGTGCAAGTGCTTTATCATCTTTCAGAAGTGACAAGGGCTGGTCTAAgaaggctgctgagaagAAACCACGAGATCCTATCAAGGATGCCACTGAAAGGGTTATCAAAGATCTTCGTGACCTGCTTTGGAAAGATGTCAAGGAACGAATAGTCGCGCCAAAAATCTTTGAATCGCTTGATCCTAGCAGATTCGGTCATATCAAGCGTGAAGTTGCCGCCAAACCCACTCCGAACTCGGTGGCTCCGTCATTCACGaatggtgctgctgctgatagcAATGAAGCCTTTTCAGTTGTGGAGAGAATATCTTTTAATAAGCTTCCTACACTTCCAAGattcaagaaaaagacagttgctgttggtgacGATTCAGCCAAAGTTGCAATGAAAAAATTCAGAAAAGATGCTAGACCTATGAACCATCGGTTGAATTTTGATGAGTCTGATGACGAGAAAGACAGTGAAGTTTCGACTAGGAAACCATCTCCCATTGCAGAGTCAATAACACCTAGTGTTGAACCTGAACCAGTgcccaagaagaagaaatctaaATTAATAAAGAAGAGAGATTTCGACTTTGAGAGCtctggtgaagatgatgagacTGGAAATGAACAGACATTTGCTGTGAAGCTTCTGGACGAAACTATCCCTCCTCCTGAGAAGAAGGTGAAAGTCTCAAGAAAGAAGGCTGTTAAAGCTATACCTTCACCTGTTAAGAAGAAGGGACGACCAAAGAAGGCAGATGAGGAAGAGCTCGTTGATGAAGACACTGGAACGAAGCCTGCTGAGGAGTTGGTTGCTGAATACGAAGAAAAGACTATGGATCAAGGCATTTCTGATTCGGAAATCAACATACCCCATATTGTAGACGCCAAGAGCGGTGTTGACTGGAGTCCCACGGAGACTCCCGGACCATTGACGGTTTGCGGCAAGGAAGATCTAACTGAAGAGGTTGAGTTGCCTGAATTCAAATCTTTTATaaaagatgatgaggacTACGGATTACTTCAAGAAGTTCTACGCGATACTGAACCTGATCCATCAATTGGAAATGCCCAGTACTGGGCATGGAAAAATCTccagatcaagaaaattgaaTACGAGAGCAGGCAAAAGCTGGATACAGTTTCTGGTACACCGCCAGATATGTTGGTTGGAAAATGGGATGCGAATTCTAATGACAGCCGTAGAAGTATTGGCTATTATGAAATCCCCGAGACTGATAAATTCGAATACCTCGAGCACAGACGTAAAATCTCGAAGCCAATTGATACATTACAGCGATATGATCGAGATACATCTctggctggtgctggtggatCGTCTCGTATGAATCGTGTAAATAACAGACGACTGGCGGCTGATATCACTATTCAAAAGCAAATGCTCAGCAGTGAGACGGATattctcaatttcaatcAACTCAAAAAGCGAAAGAAGCCCGTTAAGTTTGCTCGGTCTGCCATCCACAATTGGGGATTGTATGCAGTGGAGCctattgctgctaatgaGATGATTATCGAATATGTGGGTGAAGTCATTCGTCAGCAATTGGCTGATTTGCGAGAACGAAATTATATTCAATCGGGAATTGGATCTAGTTATTTATTCCGTATCGACGAAACTACAGTGGTTGATGCTACTAAAAAGGGTGGTATTGCAAGAGTAAGTAGACTCTTTTCTTCAAACTTTTCTCATTGGAATCTTTACTAACAGATTAGTTTATAAATCACTGTTGCACCCCCAGTTGTACAGCAAAAATTATAAAAGTAGAAGGGCAAAAAAGAATTGTCATTTATGCATTGCGTGATATAGCAGCTGGTAAGTTTAGCGATTTGGAGGTATAAAGGCGAGATTCTAACTATTTTAAAGACGAAGAATTGACTTATGACTATAAATTTGAAAGAGAAGTTAATGGCGAAGAGCGAATCCCTTGTTTATGTGGCTCAGCTGGCTGCAAAGGGTTCCTCAATTAAtgtgtatatttatatatgaTAATGGTATGactttatatatataaacgGGAAATGACGAGTCACTCTCTGAAACGCGGGTTGACCACCAAATCGCGAGTGTCACGTGAGAACTTGATGTACTAGTTAATTAATAATTGCCATGGAAAACTTGAAGAACCAAAGCTAATAGAaagaatataataatttgTTTTATAGTAGAAAAATGTGAATATTCTTCTCGGTCTGGACTTCAATAATCTTCCTGaacaatttattttcaagtgTGATTTGGTATTCACCACTTCAGCTATATCCGCTCTAGCGGCTTCAAGATCATTTGTCAACAATAACTGTGAACCTTGATTCCACCCGGCTGTTAGGCAGTCATGCTATCTAGGTTATTTGGGAATAGTCGATCAAATCCCAAGTTTCCGAAGTACCAAGCTGGTGTCTTGACCTTTCGGAGGAGcatttcttgttcttttaCGAGCCATGCTCGGCGACAACTTTTAACTCTCTCGGAATTTGACACCGAGAGTAAGAAGAACATCAAAAATGTGGCACCCCTGAATTTAGAATCTTTAAAACAGGAGCTAGGTTTTGATCCCAAAACCAAGGCTGTTAGTAAACCAAAGGCGAAGGCTGGTGATATGATCACGTATATTTATTCGGTAATGCAACAATATCCAGAAGCTGTCATTCTCACAAGGGTGGGTTCATTCTATGAGCTTTATTTTCATCAGGCTATTGAACTCGGACCAGTTCTAAACTTAAGAATCGGTCGAAAAAACCAACTTTCGCCTATAAATGGCGAATCATTTGTTCCTATGGCTGGATTCCCTTTCTACCAATTGCAGACATATTTAAAAATGATGGTGGGAGATTTGAAGAAAACCGTAGTCTTACTGGATCAAGTTCCCACtgaagttgctgctggttcaaCTGAAGCAGACAAAAGACCAGTTACACGAATCATTACAGCTGGTACTCTCGTGAGTGAATCGTTCTTAAACTCTTCGGAGAACAGCTTTATTGCTGCCATTCATTTTTCGAATTCTCATTTGGAATCTATTGAAACAGCTCCAGCCAATTCTCCTGTAGGAGTGGCATGGCTTGATATCTCAGTAGGCagtttttattatcaactGACTACGGTGTCGGAATTGATGAATGAAATCGTTCGTATTAACCCTAAAGAAGTTTTATTGGACtctgctgccaaaaaaCTCAATGTCGTTGGTGGGGACTGGGCCCCTCAACTAAGTGAATTATCCAACTTCATGATCACATACAAGAAATTCCCTTCATCGACTAGTTTTGTGGACTATATGTCTCGGTTTAATCAACCTCCAGCAGAAGTGCTATACTCAGTCAAAGATGCAGATGAGAAGAGTATAAGTGCAATGTGTGTATTACTTAAATACATGACAGAGAATCTGCCTGGGTCAATCATCAAACTGAAAACCCCAGAGCACCAAACTACATCAGAATACATGAAAATCGATAGCACGACAAGAAAGAGTTTAGAGTTATTTGAGTCCACTCAGAATAGTGAATCAGTTCGGGGGACATTGTACAACGTCATTGATCGAACGGTAACCCAATCAGGAGCAAGGCTCTTACGATCGTGGCTTTCTTCTCCATTACTATCAGttgagaaaataaagacAAGACAAGATTATGTCGAATACTTTCTGGAGCGTCCTACGCTCACTGCCAGATTGATACACAGCATTGAAAAGCTAGATGATTGCCAAAGAACTGTTCAAAAATTAGGAATGCAAAAATTTGACGTAATGGACTTGGTAGCTGTATCTAGGTCCATCTCAACGATAGCAGATATACACCGGCTAGTGACTGGGGAGATTAAGGCAGCCGAAAAGGATACGTCAATTTCGATTTTGAAAGAATGGTACCATATTCTGGATAAAAGACTGCCTGCCCTTCAGAAATTGAGTAAAAGCATAGacaaaagtataaatatcgAAGTTCTTGAAGCCGATTCCAACGACGAAGGTTTGGTGGAGGGAGAGCCAGGCTATGGCGCAATATCACCAGAGCTATTGGAGTTACAACGTGGCCGGAAAGCCAAGCGCGAGGCTGCGGAATTCAGATCAATTCTCAAGCCCACGGCAAGTAAAAAACTTGAGAAACTGGATTTGATGCAGGGAGAGTACTTATCAGAGATGGAACAGTTAGACCAAAAGTTTAAAACTCTACATGACAACTTAAAAGTCTCACTGAAATGGGCTCCCCAGTATGGTTACCATGTTCACATCTCAGGAACTGAATCTAAATTAGGATCTATTTCGAACTTAATGATTGATGGCCATCGAATCAAAcctacaaaaaaaacaatcgTCATTCAAAATGAAGAGTGGATCCAATTGGGCCTAAAGAAAGATTACATTCAAAGTAAAAGGGAAGCAGAGGAGCAGACTATTTTGAATAAACTGCGAGAATCGGCTCTTCTTTTAGCAGATTCACTGCGTGAATGCTGCGTTGCTATAGATGAGATGGATGTGACGAGCTCGTTCTCGATTTTAGCTCGAGAGCGATCGCTTGTGAGGCCTACTATAacagatgatgatgcaTTGTGTATCACCAGTGGACGTCATATGACGGTGGAAGCTGGATTATACTCAACAGGATCTCAGTTTGTGGCAAACGACTGTGACTTGggaggaaaagaaaatccCGTATGGATGATCACGGGTCCCAACATGGGTGGAAAAAGTACATTCATTCGTCAAGTGGCTCTTATTACTGTTCTTGCTCAAATTGGATGCTACGTCccagcatcatcagcaacaatagGAATTGTTGACAGGCTCTTTTGTAGAATTGGAGCTGGGGATGATCTTTATAGAGGAAGGAGTACGTTCATGGTAGAGATGTTAGAAACAGGCAACATTCTGAAACACGCCACGAGTAGATCATTGGCTATTTTGGATGAAGTTGGAAGAGGAACTAGCGGTCGTGATGGATTGGCAGTTTCTTATGCCACAATTGCACATTTACTTGACGTAAGCAAGTGCCGTTGTCTCTATGCTACTCATTTTGGCATCGAGCTTGCCGATTTGTTAGCGAAAAACAGCAAGGGTCATAATATCAGCTTCTACCGCACTTCAATTAGGTCTGATTTTGAGGAACAATTTGCTAATGCGAAGAACGGTAtggatttcttgtttgatCACAAGTTGGAAAAAGGCATTTCGCAGAACTCTCACGGTCTAAGGATTGCGGCATTGGCTGGCTTTCCGGCATCCGCTCTGGCCGTTGCAAACTCAGTATGGGATGGTCTTGGTAATCCTaataatcaataaataaatacgTACGTATACTATGTAGAATACTACTTTTGCAtcttgaaataaataatgattACTCTAGACGGACTGGTTTTCAGGCCATGTTAGAGTTATGGTACATAAGGTTCGTCGTATCCATAGGGAAGACCACTCGTGTTTCCTGATGGGCGATTCTGATTGTCCGAAGGACGTGGTCTCTGTTGTCCCTGCTGTCCTTGCTGtgcttgatattgattAGAAAGGTGCGACATCATAGGGGGCATCATTGGTACATTGGTCATATTTGGCATGCCTGGCATGTTTGGCATACCTGGCATACTTGGCATACCTGGCATTCCTGGCATACCTGGCAAACCTGGCATACCTGGCATTCCTGGTAGTGGTGGCGGAACAGGGAATCCGTAATTGAACTGATGCGGAGCATACTGGTTGGGTAGCCATGGCATAGGTGGAAAATATTGTTGTGACGGTGCTTGAGGATATGGGGGCATGTGTCCAGGATATGAATTTCCATGACTAGAGTTCTGATGTGGTGGATTTCTACGATTCTGCCAATTATGCTGAGTATTATTTGGCTTGAAATCTCTTGACCGGTGGCCAGATTCTCCGCTATGATTCTTTGGAGAAGGAGGTGCATTTTCATCACGCTCCTTCGCTTTATGCtgtctctttctcttctttttattttgctgTTTGCTTTCTTGCTCCTTCTCGTCATCGGAGAAATCTCGCTCACGTTCCGAAACTTCTTCGTCATGCCAATTACTTGCATCTGAACCCTTTACAGCCCGTACGGTTTCAGTCAGGACAAATGATGAGGCAGGAACAACATAGTAAACCTTTTGACCTTTTCTTGGCAAGAGTGACTTtacctcttcttcagaattGAACTTTACCGAATACACAGGTGCTTGTACACGTCCAAAAGTTTCGAACAAAACTCCCAGAAGTTGTCGATCTTCAAAGCAAAATATCGAATCGTCGCCAAGGATACGAAACTCTCCGGACATCGCTGCTTTGATGATTGCTGTTTTTTCTACCACCTGTGTCAGTTCACCAACATACTGGATAGGCATGTCAGCAGTCAGATGAAAATCAGTCGGGACTGTGGGTGCTGGTACGTCCAATATCTCATTCTTCGTTTTTAAAGGGCCACTCTGATCATTATCTTCCTCATCGCTGAGATCAATATTAGCATccttcttttgttttgaggCGTTGTCATTATCGTCATCCGAGTCAGATTCGGAATCTGAGCCTGAAGATGAGCTGGATTGGCTTTCCGAGTCTTCTTCCGACTCCGATTGTTCATCCATTTCCGAGGCTGTATCAGAATCAGCTGATTTAAGCTCTGAGCTTAGACTATCGGCTGTTTTGCTTTCCTGCTCCTCGTCAGAAGAGAATGCCAAGTCTTCTCCTGCCAATGCACGGTCAAGGAAATCGGTAGTTTTGGTCGAGTCCACAGTTTCCACTGGAACAGGGTCTACATTGCTAGCCACAGGTAATGCAAGATCAACACTTGGGGTTGACTCTGGCTGAGTTTTATCTTCTTCCACTGTTGGGGGTACAGTATCCAAGTTTTCTGTATTATCTGATACTGGAGGCACTTGCGCTTTTAAAAGTCCATTATTTTCAGCTATTAAATTAGTGCTTGCATCAATTTGTTGTTCAGTTGTGGACATTCCCTTGTCAGATTGTTCAGAAAGCTGTACATCAGTAGATTCCGTTGGAAGCACTTCGGAGAAAACAGAATTAGGACCGGAAATAATATTTGCCTTGTTCTTGTCACAGCTGACCGTTTCTGTCATTTTTTCGCTCGACGAATGAATCTAAATCACTGAGCACTGGAAGATGGAACGGTGTTATGGTTTTAGGTGCCAGGgttcaaataatttttcGAATGGAGATCCAGACTTGCATATATGTGATTTTCCCTAAAAGGAAACGTTAACTGACGATCCAACGTATTGTCACTGTCAGCACAATGAATTCAATTTGTATTTACAAGTCACATTTACTAATAATATACTTCTAAATATAAGACAAACcaaatttgaatttgtGAAGCTTGGCACCTTGAGACATTTGGCTATACCAATTTAGCTTTGCTATTGAGAGTGAGCTTACAAAAGTCGTCGATGGAAATCCATTTCCGACTCATTTCTTTGCTTCGAAAACCAGCCGGGGGTCGGTTAAAACCCTCTATAATGGTATCAAATAGTAGCTTGACGGAATGGCAATATTCAAGCAGATTCTTTTTTAACATTTTATTGTATCCTCTAAAAGGATATTAGACTTCATATATTAATAGGTAGACAGATGATCTTCTTTCTGAAACAATTATTCGACAATGGTTGCTTACGTTGTTCAGAAGCAATGGCGTTACAAACTAACAATTtaagtatatatatagccAGATAATGAAAACATGAACGTATGTGACTAGATAAAACAATAGGATAGAAACAATTCTTATCGACAAAGTATGAAATTTTTAAGCCCATTAGCGGTGGCCTTCCTGGCTGCTACTCCATGTTTAGGAGAGCAGTTCTCGACTTCACTCTCTCCATATGCTCAATCTGTTTTGAACCGACTGGGACAAGACGCTAAGATCAGTTCCTTGGTTAAAGTCTATTATACTGCTACTGGCCTTGAGGCCAGCGCAATATACACTCAGGTTCTTAAACAAGCTAACAAAGTTGTTCCTGGAGCTGCAGATATTATCGGAGAAAACCCCACTGCTACTCTTCAACCTCAAGTCAACCAAGGTAAGTGAAAACTGGCCAGCTATGTGCTTTGTCCGCGAAGAAAACT
The Sugiyamaella lignohabitans strain CBS 10342 chromosome A, complete sequence genome window above contains:
- the SET1 gene encoding histone methyltransferase SET1, whose product is MNGHSKSSMAVFFPDRVVRDRERDRERDRHGYDRAGSSNRDGINRSHEDRLNGESVSDYDRHGSRSRDIDSRDTRSSRDSRDSGWHHHSSSSRNSASERDYRRDHDLDYRTEYSSSRRGYDEISERERSSDWGRSSDRTRDRDYRSSDRYPSHQSREHGSRHERDGERDRDRDRDRERDRDRDRDRDRERDRERERDRGRDRERDGDRDRERDRDRHRARDKDSSPFSTRSYDSHPDSAHSHHRDYRGRDRDYDRGWDRDNSRTHSRVQSPHGHSNNSHSTRSTSATPSKAVKSSIVSKSTVPSSSISSTSIPSNDSSTKRHSENGSVEVNGKMHEEHKVEKAYSTYLASSSGSSSVSSTTTSIVSSSPATSPDTVISVSPLQGDKPGITSINDTTSTVATERPPPPPKSPPVSNLNGPSRQPPPPPPPSIAGMKGASHSLPPQPATGAPGLTLNSVREHTPQPLPACLIPKEKDPQAVFSKRKEFRIVYDPELSKDKSKGKQPIYKYRSKDESDEKERKPVNDPRKREKYHKYASVGKRSPFNSLPVPRFIYDENWLGKPPATRILVSGLSTLTSKSSVAAEFKIFGEIESCELILNPDTAASLGLCHLRFKGSLDKAHKIAERAISESKKTKIDFRQIKVDFDDNGSKAQEIVDKVIAEQRKKADEAAKQAAKAAAIAAKEAQAAKAKLKLQKPSSRVSTPQPASTASSSTPTAPPALVAGAPLSSFPLIKPAIMKIIDRRPYIMICHEFLPTDDVYPSDIKRVLRNYDWVRVLCDDNGFYIIFENAKEARLCHNEMDGKKLFEFKLAMDLYLEGFAPRVKGASALSSFRSDKGWSKKAAEKKPRDPIKDATERVIKDLRDLLWKDVKERIVAPKIFESLDPSRFGHIKREVAAKPTPNSVAPSFTNGAAADSNEAFSVVERISFNKLPTLPRFKKKTVAVGDDSAKVAMKKFRKDARPMNHRLNFDESDDEKDSEVSTRKPSPIAESITPSVEPEPVPKKKKSKLIKKRDFDFESSGEDDETGNEQTFAVKLLDETIPPPEKKVKVSRKKAVKAIPSPVKKKGRPKKADEEELVDEDTGTKPAEELVAEYEEKTMDQGISDSEINIPHIVDAKSGVDWSPTETPGPLTVCGKEDLTEEVELPEFKSFIKDDEDYGLLQEVLRDTEPDPSIGNAQYWAWKNLQIKKIEYESRQKLDTVSGTPPDMLVGKWDANSNDSRRSIGYYEIPETDKFEYLEHRRKISKPIDTLQRYDRDTSLAGAGGSSRMNRVNNRRLAADITIQKQMLSSETDILNFNQLKKRKKPVKFARSAIHNWGLYAVEPIAANEMIIEYVGEVIRQQLADLRERNYIQSGIGSSYLFRIDETTVVDATKKGGIARVSRLFSSNFSHWNLY